A window from Anaeromusa acidaminophila DSM 3853 encodes these proteins:
- a CDS encoding HD-GYP domain-containing protein encodes MKRTSLAQELASFSPISYSVQDSNSDPRYLFTEVLIRNMKSLRLLAGAAECEMKFLLTSYQDLSLHMRGDQFIPLVKIAKIEKKELRHKTIEYPLFSPWSEKVGHFSALFTERPTDQTIACVQLATQAVQSALTTVFLLEKQERNTEEIIAALVTTLKTKDPYTYIHSRSVQRHASFLSKVLGFSSEKISLIRVSGLLHDMGKIQLPLALLQKDGSLTDQEYKQIKFHPAFGYDYLVRFSFPILQSCAIFARSHHERWDGKGYPDNLKGENIPIEARILAIADAYDAMVGIRPYRNSISPEEALDELSENAGTQFDPTLVKNFYYAMKQKLQIPI; translated from the coding sequence TTGAAAAGAACCTCTTTAGCTCAAGAATTAGCAAGTTTTTCGCCAATCAGTTATTCAGTCCAGGACTCGAATTCTGACCCACGCTATCTTTTCACTGAAGTTTTAATACGAAATATGAAATCTCTTCGCCTTTTAGCCGGCGCCGCGGAATGCGAAATGAAGTTTTTATTAACTTCTTACCAGGACTTATCTCTTCACATGCGAGGCGATCAATTCATTCCTTTGGTTAAGATAGCTAAAATCGAAAAGAAAGAACTTCGGCATAAAACCATTGAGTACCCGCTATTTAGTCCTTGGAGCGAAAAAGTTGGCCACTTTTCCGCCCTATTTACCGAAAGACCCACAGATCAAACTATTGCCTGCGTCCAGTTGGCCACCCAGGCTGTGCAAAGTGCTTTGACCACTGTTTTTTTGTTAGAAAAGCAAGAACGCAATACCGAAGAAATTATTGCTGCCCTTGTCACTACCCTCAAAACGAAAGATCCCTACACATACATTCATTCTCGTTCGGTTCAGCGTCATGCGAGCTTTTTATCGAAAGTACTTGGCTTTTCTTCTGAAAAGATTAGTCTGATTCGAGTTTCAGGCTTGCTCCACGATATGGGGAAAATCCAGTTGCCCCTAGCGTTGTTACAAAAAGATGGCTCCCTAACCGATCAGGAATACAAACAAATAAAATTTCATCCGGCCTTCGGATATGATTATCTAGTTCGCTTTTCATTTCCAATTCTTCAAAGCTGTGCTATTTTTGCACGCAGCCATCATGAGCGCTGGGATGGAAAAGGGTACCCAGATAACCTTAAAGGAGAAAATATCCCTATTGAGGCTCGCATACTTGCCATAGCAGATGCCTATGATGCCATGGTAGGGATAAGGCCATACCGCAATTCAATATCTCCTGAAGAGGCCTTAGACGAGCTTTCCGAGAATGCCGGAACGCAATTTGATCCCACTCTTGTTAAAAACTTTTATTATGCCATGAAACAAAAACTTCAAATTCCTATATAA
- a CDS encoding AAA family ATPase has product MYILKTIVVANIKGGVGKSTISANLAIAAAQEGYSVLLVDSDPQGSTMAFHELRVETLGEKNTIQAVAITTPTINKVVPSFNNFDYVIVDVGGRETQVLRSAILAAAKGILIIPTAPSMYDIWATEDTFRILEDSRVYADINACVFFNMVMSNTVIAKESHESMKQLLDQYNLYSLNSTLSVRQDYKRSLTEGLGVIEYAPKSKSAEEVKALFKEIEKLI; this is encoded by the coding sequence GTGTATATTTTGAAAACGATCGTTGTTGCAAATATTAAAGGCGGAGTAGGGAAAAGCACCATTTCAGCGAACTTAGCCATTGCTGCAGCACAAGAAGGGTACTCCGTCTTATTGGTTGACTCCGACCCACAAGGCAGCACCATGGCATTCCATGAACTGCGTGTCGAAACCCTGGGGGAGAAGAACACGATCCAGGCGGTGGCCATTACTACTCCAACCATCAATAAGGTGGTTCCTTCGTTCAACAACTTTGATTACGTGATTGTTGACGTCGGCGGCAGAGAGACGCAGGTTTTGCGTTCGGCTATTTTAGCAGCTGCAAAAGGAATTTTAATTATTCCTACAGCACCCTCTATGTATGACATTTGGGCCACAGAAGATACCTTTAGGATTCTCGAAGATTCGAGGGTCTATGCAGATATTAACGCCTGCGTCTTTTTCAATATGGTAATGAGTAATACCGTAATTGCGAAGGAATCGCACGAATCCATGAAACAGCTTTTGGATCAGTATAATCTATATAGTCTCAATTCAACCTTATCTGTTCGCCAAGACTATAAACGTTCTTTAACAGAAGGCCTTGGCGTTATTGAATATGCTCCTAAAAGCAAATCGGCAGAAGAGGTAAAGGCATTGTTCAAAGAGATCGAAAAATTAATCTAA
- a CDS encoding replication initiation protein: MNGSSIVSDIGVELIPYSDNNLDNYIVKSPELVEAQYSLQLYEIKLLSYVISLINPDDDVLKTYTFSFSDATRIMGESTSNRKYEYLRKTIFQMQERFVYLPNKNLEIKDRPRVPWFTLAQVNSKDRTVSLQLHDQLKTYFLNLPKFTKYQFRSIWSLRSTYSVRMYELMRKNFWIDSQTGNIKKNTCDYTVAELREMFGIQPHEYKVYDNFRKRVIHQAQKEMKMSTELAFEYREEKLGRAIHRIYFTIFLNKDITNDEDDDILPFQPSPRKKRKAAAEAGLSTGDPVEDIVTLLKAHGVYKSISRKWVKQYPVEHIRNNLEYALKAIDKSAKPIESKSGFIVAAVQEDWFGEKKEQEAQQEETKKTIELTIQAQHEEQLALLPNEVSKEDMERVNNFLNSIDAETILALRYQCKEYLQRTSPDGWGQFFAPEKNHPAHENMFKTYLLTVGIVPKTNKKTK; this comes from the coding sequence GTGAATGGATCGTCGATTGTTAGTGATATAGGAGTTGAGCTAATTCCGTACTCCGATAATAATCTAGACAATTACATAGTAAAGAGTCCTGAACTGGTGGAAGCGCAGTATTCGCTGCAACTCTATGAAATTAAGCTGTTATCATATGTTATTTCTCTTATCAATCCAGATGACGATGTTCTTAAAACCTATACGTTCTCTTTTAGTGATGCTACGCGAATTATGGGTGAGAGCACAAGTAATCGGAAATACGAGTATTTGCGTAAAACCATCTTTCAAATGCAAGAGCGCTTCGTCTATCTTCCAAACAAAAACCTGGAAATTAAAGACCGGCCACGCGTGCCTTGGTTTACGCTAGCGCAGGTGAACTCCAAAGATCGGACCGTGAGTTTGCAATTGCATGATCAACTTAAGACCTATTTTTTAAACCTTCCCAAGTTTACGAAGTATCAGTTCCGGTCTATATGGAGTCTTCGCAGTACGTATTCTGTACGAATGTATGAGTTGATGCGCAAAAACTTTTGGATTGACTCTCAAACGGGAAATATTAAGAAAAATACATGTGATTATACGGTTGCTGAATTGAGAGAAATGTTTGGAATTCAGCCGCACGAGTATAAAGTATATGATAATTTCCGAAAACGTGTGATTCATCAAGCTCAAAAAGAAATGAAAATGAGCACCGAATTGGCATTCGAATATCGTGAAGAAAAGCTTGGAAGAGCCATTCATCGTATTTATTTTACAATCTTCCTAAACAAGGATATTACCAACGATGAAGACGATGATATTCTCCCCTTTCAGCCATCGCCACGAAAAAAACGTAAAGCAGCTGCCGAAGCGGGGCTTTCAACGGGAGATCCGGTGGAGGATATTGTTACGCTATTAAAAGCTCATGGCGTTTATAAGAGCATCAGCCGGAAGTGGGTAAAACAATACCCTGTAGAACACATCAGAAACAACCTGGAGTATGCTTTAAAAGCCATAGACAAAAGCGCTAAGCCAATCGAATCAAAGTCAGGATTTATTGTTGCTGCAGTACAGGAAGATTGGTTTGGGGAAAAGAAGGAACAAGAAGCGCAGCAAGAGGAAACCAAAAAAACAATTGAGCTTACCATTCAAGCTCAACACGAAGAACAACTGGCATTACTCCCCAATGAAGTCTCGAAGGAAGATATGGAGCGAGTAAACAATTTTCTAAATAGTATCGATGCGGAAACCATACTAGCACTACGATATCAATGCAAAGAGTATCTTCAGCGAACAAGTCCAGACGGATGGGGACAATTCTTTGCTCCTGAGAAAAACCACCCGGCTCACGAAAACATGTTTAAAACCTACCTGCTTACCGTGGGCATTGTTCCAAAAACAAACAAAAAAACAAAATAA
- a CDS encoding BamA/OMP85 family outer membrane protein, whose product MRLCKRNSHKAAYRKGLSLLLAGLVPLMGLTWSTAADAETAPTVSNVYIVGTETIEAKTLMPYVTGTQTGKPLDTKLLQADLDRLIASGMVDEVKAKIVPMGEGCTVFLHVTEAHEIKKVSVEGAKVSDKTTSLKQGDTLTHDKLKTETERINKELKDKGSLAEVTQVKFDGDGNVKFVVEEKIMSKVEFQGLKKTKEWLAKKLVSFLKPGKTLSKKDIDKALNKLTDSGYFDKVHAELVPDAKKGEFILRFVVTEPLSGEWRFGGGTSTRSGTFLTGSVKENNLHGEGKEVSAAIRYNPDDSEYSLRYRDNFYHQSNDSLALGLWKTHFKGTVDGNSYTEGTQGGSIYYEKALHDDPRFKFTTGVRMETQTVEENTTSRRDVLRVLSLGYIADTTDDTKNPTKGSIVDLKLDNGLKILGGTVSFEKFKSVIRHYMPLDEKGKTSLAFRFTTQLAGGDLPTAEQFSLGGEKAVRGVEEYNLRGTGGAVLNVEYRRNLSDAVQAVLFGDAGRSWGLSSSKAAAGVGVGVRIKTGMGIMRFDVAKSGSRPTQFIFGLGNSF is encoded by the coding sequence ATGAGACTTTGCAAAAGAAACTCCCATAAAGCTGCATATCGCAAAGGGTTATCGCTTCTTCTAGCTGGATTAGTTCCGCTTATGGGACTAACCTGGAGCACGGCTGCCGATGCGGAAACAGCACCAACGGTATCAAATGTCTATATCGTTGGAACAGAGACCATTGAAGCTAAAACACTGATGCCATATGTGACAGGTACTCAAACGGGCAAACCTTTGGATACTAAGCTGCTACAGGCGGATCTGGATCGGTTGATTGCAAGTGGCATGGTAGACGAAGTAAAAGCCAAAATTGTTCCCATGGGGGAAGGGTGCACCGTTTTTTTGCATGTAACGGAAGCTCATGAGATAAAAAAAGTATCGGTTGAAGGCGCCAAGGTTTCGGATAAAACAACCTCGCTAAAGCAGGGGGATACGTTAACGCATGACAAGCTGAAAACGGAAACAGAGCGTATCAACAAAGAGCTGAAGGATAAGGGAAGCTTAGCTGAAGTTACCCAAGTTAAATTTGATGGCGATGGAAATGTTAAATTCGTCGTTGAAGAAAAAATCATGTCAAAAGTCGAATTTCAAGGCTTAAAAAAGACGAAAGAGTGGTTAGCGAAAAAATTAGTCAGCTTTTTAAAACCAGGGAAAACGCTATCCAAAAAAGATATCGATAAAGCACTGAACAAGTTAACAGATAGCGGCTATTTCGACAAGGTTCATGCGGAACTGGTCCCAGATGCAAAAAAAGGGGAATTTATACTGCGTTTTGTAGTCACTGAGCCATTAAGTGGAGAATGGCGCTTTGGTGGAGGAACCAGCACAAGGTCCGGCACTTTTTTGACGGGCTCAGTGAAAGAAAACAATCTTCATGGAGAAGGCAAAGAAGTGAGTGCTGCTATTCGGTATAACCCGGATGACTCTGAATATAGCCTTAGATACAGAGATAACTTTTATCATCAGAGTAATGATTCTTTGGCCTTGGGCCTTTGGAAAACTCACTTTAAGGGGACTGTTGATGGTAATAGTTATACAGAGGGAACGCAGGGAGGGTCAATTTATTATGAAAAAGCGTTGCATGATGATCCACGGTTTAAATTTACTACCGGCGTAAGAATGGAAACGCAAACGGTTGAAGAGAATACGACTAGTAGGAGAGATGTATTAAGAGTTTTGAGCTTGGGCTATATAGCTGACACCACTGACGATACCAAAAACCCAACCAAGGGATCTATTGTTGATTTAAAACTGGACAACGGGTTGAAAATCTTAGGTGGGACCGTCTCGTTCGAAAAGTTCAAATCCGTTATTAGGCATTATATGCCGCTAGACGAAAAAGGGAAAACGTCCCTGGCATTTCGTTTTACCACGCAATTAGCCGGCGGAGATCTACCTACCGCCGAACAGTTTTCACTTGGTGGTGAAAAAGCGGTAAGAGGTGTGGAAGAATATAATCTTCGAGGAACTGGAGGTGCTGTGTTAAATGTGGAATATCGAAGAAATTTGTCCGATGCAGTACAAGCCGTTTTATTTGGCGATGCAGGTCGTTCTTGGGGCTTGTCTTCTTCGAAAGCCGCTGCAGGGGTTGGCGTTGGTGTAAGAATTAAAACCGGTATGGGCATTATGCGATTTGATGTCGCAAAGTCTGGAAGTAGACCGACACAATTTATTTTTGGGCTAGGAAATAGCTTTTAA
- a CDS encoding type IV pilus twitching motility protein PilT, with protein sequence MDSNDKQIAKEMMESLLIQACKQRASDLLLTVGAEPTFRIDGKIARLQHDKLRPEDTKRIFDYYVGLSEELSLRFKERGDVDFNIPITNVGRFRVNAYKQRGSYAFAARVIHPRPLTLQELGMPDIFTSFANRPNGLLIITGPTGCGKSTTLASIVDYINETRDGHIITLEDPVEYLHFHKRCNVDQREIPSDAASFQNGLRAALREDPDVIMLGEMRDAETTLTAIEAAETGHLVLSTLHTASAPEAFSRIISVTPPEYREKICNQLSNVLIGVVAQQIFPKRHSSGRVVALEIMVGTHAIKSIIRENKPEQLQGQIETGERYGMVEMKKSIEDLVRNDIIEKKYLEIFMDQNARMKQYEAQPPRSPLFTSSETEAQLSRNTSILNRWKRS encoded by the coding sequence ATGGATTCCAACGATAAACAAATTGCCAAAGAGATGATGGAAAGCCTTTTGATTCAAGCTTGTAAACAAAGAGCTTCAGATCTATTACTTACAGTTGGCGCAGAGCCAACTTTTAGAATTGATGGGAAAATCGCAAGGCTCCAACACGATAAATTGCGCCCGGAAGATACAAAACGAATTTTTGATTACTATGTTGGATTATCTGAGGAACTGAGCCTCCGCTTTAAGGAACGGGGAGATGTAGATTTTAATATTCCAATAACCAATGTTGGACGTTTTCGGGTCAATGCCTACAAACAAAGAGGTTCGTATGCTTTTGCAGCTCGAGTCATTCACCCACGTCCCCTTACGTTGCAAGAGTTGGGAATGCCGGATATTTTTACGTCTTTTGCCAACCGGCCTAACGGATTGTTAATCATAACGGGGCCAACCGGTTGTGGTAAATCAACTACGTTAGCGTCCATTGTAGATTATATAAACGAGACACGAGATGGGCATATCATTACGTTAGAAGACCCAGTAGAATATTTGCACTTTCATAAACGATGCAATGTAGACCAGCGGGAAATTCCTTCGGACGCTGCATCGTTTCAAAATGGATTGAGAGCGGCCTTGCGCGAAGACCCGGACGTGATTATGTTGGGGGAAATGCGCGATGCCGAAACAACCTTAACGGCCATAGAAGCCGCCGAAACAGGTCACTTGGTATTATCCACGCTCCATACGGCGAGTGCTCCAGAAGCATTTAGCCGAATCATCAGTGTAACACCACCGGAGTACAGGGAAAAAATATGTAATCAGTTATCAAATGTACTGATCGGCGTAGTTGCTCAACAAATTTTCCCTAAAAGACATTCTTCTGGGCGTGTAGTTGCACTGGAAATTATGGTAGGGACTCATGCTATAAAAAGTATAATCCGCGAAAACAAACCAGAACAGCTGCAAGGCCAAATTGAAACGGGCGAACGGTATGGAATGGTTGAAATGAAAAAAAGCATTGAGGACTTGGTTCGTAACGATATCATAGAAAAAAAATACCTTGAAATTTTCATGGATCAAAATGCGAGAATGAAACAATATGAAGCGCAACCGCCACGGTCGCCCTTATTTACTAGTTCCGAGACAGAAGCGCAACTTAGTAGAAATACAAGTATCTTGAACCGATGGAAAAGAAGTTAA